GGGCGCGGCAAACGAATATTGACGGTTGGACCAAACGTCGTTAGTTTGGCTTACTAAAATAAAATAGCGTAGGATGTAGAAAGCGTAGGAGGTAAATAGCAGTATGTTGGTGGATCTAAGCAAATTGCGGATTTTTTCCGGTAATTCGAATCAGGGGTTGGCCAGAGAAATTGCGGAACACATGGGGACGAAACTCGGAAATGCCTTTGTCGGTCATTTTAACAATGGCGAGACGCAGGTCATCATTGATGAAAGCGTACGAGGCAAAGATGTTTACATCGTTCAGCCAACCAGTTATCCGGTAAATGACAACATGATGGAACTGTTGATCATGATTGATGCGGCGAAACGGGCTTCGGCCCGGACCGTTACGGCCGTGGTACCTTACTACGCGTATGCGCGTCAAGATCGCAAGACGCGAGGCCGCGAGCCGATTTCCGCAAAATTGATTGCTAATCTGCTGACCACCGCCGGCGCATCGCGTGTTGTGACGATCGACTTGCACGCCGGACAGATCCAAGGTTTCTTCGATATTCCGGTCGACCATTTTACTGCGGTGCCGTTACTGGGCGATTATATCCGCAACAAACGGCTGGATGATTTGATCGTTGTCTCACCGGATCTCGGCGGCGTGACGCGTGCGCGTCAGCTTGCCGATTTGCTGCATGCGCCGATCGCGATCATCGAAAAGCGCCGTCCGATGCCGGGCGTCGCGGAAGTAATGAACCTGATCGGCAGCGTCGAAGGACGTACGGCTGTGATTGTCGACGATATCGTCGATACCGCGGGCTCGCTGACCGAGGGCGCGAATTCGCTGGTCAAGTTTGGCGCCAAAGAAGTCTATGCGGCTTGCACGCATGCGGTGCTTAGCCATCCGGCGATCGAACGTCTCGAAAAATCATCGATCAAAGAACTGATCGTTACCAACAGCATTCCGTTGCCGCCGGAAAAAATACATCCTAAAATTAAAGTTGTTTCGATTGCGCCGCTGATCGGCGATGCCATCCTCAGCATCTTCAGCGAAAAATCGGTCAGCTTGTTGTTCGACGGAAAATAAGCGAGAATGGAAAAGCAGTCCGGAGCAGATTTGTTTCGGACTGCTTTTCTTTTTTTGTGGTATAATCCCATATAGAAAGAAGGTGGCGGCATGACGATTTGCGTGCGCAATTTGACGGAAGGCGATATTCCGGCGGTCGCTGCGTTGTTCAACGCTTGTTTTGCAGCCAGCGTCCTGCATCATTGCCGTGGCCGTCTGCCGAAAGCCGCGGCGATGGAGGATGTTTTTTCGCTGGTGCGTCGCGCCGAAGCGCAGGCTGCCTTCGGCGTCTGGTCGGAAAACGGTGCGCTGCTTGGTTATTGTTTCGCGCCGACCAGTTTGGGGCGGCTATGGCGAATCGCGTTGGGACGAGGCGGCGTTTTGTACTGGGCATGGCGTTGGCTGAAGGGCGATTACGGGATTGGACTTTGGCCGCTGCGTTTGATTTTAGTGAATAAACTGGGCTTTATCCGTTCGGCGTTGACGCCGGGGCAGAGCGCCGGGGCTAGGATACTGTCCATCGCAGTTAACGAAACGGCGCGCGGCGCGGGCTGCGGCCAGGCATTGCTTACGACGGCGCTTGCCTATCAAAAGCGTCAGGGTGCGAAGAAAGTTCGGCTGGAAGTGCGGCCGGAAAATCGGGCGGCGCTGCGTTTGTATGAACGAAATGGCTTTGTCCCTGGCGGCAAAACCGCCGATTCGCAGGGCGATTGGCTAATTATGTGGAAAGAGATGGCGGATAAGCATGTGGGATCTGAAACTGCGCCTCGTTAATATGCTGGGCTTGATTACGCTGGTTGTCGTCGCGGCGCTGCTGATCGATTATTTTCGTCTCTTGCGCCGTCCGACGCGTCTTGGCGTTACGGTAGCGCTCTGCGGCTTGGTGGTCGGCGGTGCGTTGACGCTGACCGCGGTGCTGCCGGACAATGAAATATTGGGTCCGGTCGTGTTTCGCGGCGACGGCGGCGAAAAGCTGGTGGCGCTGACTTTTGACGATGGACCGTATCCGCCGTATACCGGAGAGGTTTTGGATCTGCTGGCCGAGTTTCGTGTGCCGGCAACCTTTTTCGTGGTCGGCGAAAATGCCGATCGCCATCCGGAGCTGCTAAAGCGAATGGCGCGCGAAGGCCATCAGGTCGGCAGCCACACCTACCATCACGTTGATCTTTTGAAGCTCAACGCGCGGGAGCTGGCCGCAGAAATGGATCAGACAAGCCGGGCGATCCAATCGATCACCGGTCATGCGCCGACGGCGATGCGACCGCCGCACGGCTTTCGTGATCCGGCGATCCTGGCGGCGATGAAGGAACGGAATTTGAAAGTGGTCGAATGGTCCGTGATGAGCCGCGACTGGACCAATCCGGGCGTGGAAACAATCGTCGAACGGACGCTGAGCAAGGTGAAGAATGGTTCGATCATCCTGCTGCATGACGGCGACGGTTTGGAAGCAAAAGCGTCGCGCGCGCAATCGGTCGCGGCCGCAAGGATCATCATCGAACGCCTGCAGGAAGAGGGCTACCGTTTTGTTACGGTGGATGAACTGCAGCGACAAAAAACGGAGGGTGCTTGGCAATGAAGATAATCGTGGGATTGGGAAACCCCGGTCAGGAATATAGCGCGACAAAGCATAATGTCGGTTTCATGGTGCTGGATGAACTGGCCAGCCGCTGGAACGTTACCGGCTGGCGAAAACGAAGCAACGCGGAAGTCGCGGAATATCGCCTTGGTTCGGAGGCGGTGCTGCTCGTAAAGCCGCAGACGTACATGAATCTCAGCGGCACGGCAGTCGGAGAGCTGGCGCGCTGGTATAAGGTCGCGGAAGAAGATATCGTGGTGATTTTCGATGACATGGATCTGCCGACCGGAAAGCTTCGCTTGCGGATGAAAGGCGGTTCGGGCGGGCATCGCGGCATCGAATCACTGCTCCAGCATCTGGCCAAGGATTCTTTTTTGCGCCTGCGCATGGGCATCGGTCGTCCGCCTGCCGGCTGGCAGGTCGTAGACTATGTTTTAAGCCGTTTTACCGCCGAAGAGCAACCGCTGATCGCGGCGGCGATCGAGCGCAGCGCGGAAGCGGTGGAGGCGATCGTGAAGGATGGCATGAATAAGGCGATGAATCTCTTCAACAAGTAGAGACTGCTGAAAAAGCGCCATCTGCATCGCTTTTCCTGCGGGCCGCTGGCTTGCGTACTTCCCAGTACGCGGCGCTGCGCAGTCCTCGGTACAGCTAGCACCTGGCACTTTTTGAGCAATCTCTGGCTAGGGCGGCTGATGGCAGAACGGGCAGGACGGCTAGTAGCTTCGGGCTAATAGCCAAGCGCCGTGCGCCACGAGCAAACTAAAACGGCCCGACGATTGTCGGGCCGTTTTGTCCATCTATTTAACCACTAACACAGGCATATCGGCGTAGGTGACCAGCTTATGCGCGACGCTGCCGAGCAGGAGCGAGGTGAAATTACCGAGGCCGCGCGTACCGCAGACCAGCAGATCGGCGTGCTGCTGTTTAGCGTAATTGATCAGCTCATCGGCGGCGTTGCCTTCGAGCACCTTCGTGCGGACGGTGCAGGAGTAGCCGTCGCAAAGCTTGGCGGTCGACTCGTTTAGTTGTTGCAGGTATTGTTCGCGGATGTTTTCCATGTCGATGAGCTGGCTGGTCGGTTCGAGGCTGATCATGCCGACCGATTCCAGTATCGTTACTACGTGAATCTCAGCTTGCGATTGTTTGGCGAATTCCAAGGCCCACTCCAGAGCTTTTTTGCTGCCCTCGGAACCTTCAAAGGCTAAAACAATTTTTTTTACAGCCATGATGGAACGCCCCCTCTTTTTATATGCTGTTGATTCTTATTATAAAATGTTCGCGCTTTTCCGTAATTTTCCTGCTGTGCTTGCCCGATTATTGAGACTTTGCTATACTGAATCTGGGAAAATTGGTTCGAGTATGGGAAAGTAATAATTTGCCGTAATCGTGAAATGACTGTTGCGGCGACTTGACCTCCTGTGCTATAATAATCGGGTATAAAACGTATTGCGGATTGACAAAGTGAGGTGCAGGATAAATGAGAGAAAATATTCATCCGGACTATAACGAAGTGCAAGTGACTTGCGGTTGCGGCAATAAATTCGTTACCGGTTCCGTGAAAAAAGAGCTGCGGGTAGACGTTTGCTCCAAGTGCCATCCCTTCTACACTGGCCAGCAACGTGCTATTTCCGTTGGCGGTCGTATCGAGAAATTCAATAAGCGTTACAGCAAATAAGAATTTCTACCAGCTAGCAGAGCAGCAATGCTCTGCTACATTTATATAACCGGGACGTATAGGTAGGTGTAGTTATGGAAGCAAAGAAACCGTTGGTTGGCGGCCAAGCCGTCATCGAGGGCGTGATGATGAAAGGTCCGGGACGCTTGGCGACTGCGGTGCGCGAGCCAAGCGGCAACATTGTCGTGCGCGAAGAAAGCAGCCGTTCGCTGGGCGAACGCTATCCCATGCTGAAGAAACCGATGCTGCGCGGCGTTGTGATTCTTGGCGAATCACTGGTTCAGGGCATGAAGGCACTATCTTTTTCTGCCCAGGCGGCCGGTGAGGAAGGCGAAGAGCTGAGCAACCGTGAAATCGTCTTGACGATGTTATTTGCGTTGGGCTTGGCGGTCTTGCTCTTTGTGATCGTACCGACCTATGCGGCTAAATATATCCATAGCGCCGTTACGGATCCCCGACTGTTGAATCTGTTCGAAGGCATCTTGCGCCTGGTCATCTTTTTGCTCTATATCGGTGCGATATCGCGCATGAAGGACATCCAAAGAGTGTTCGAATATCACGGCGCCGAACATAAGAGCATTCATGCCTATGAAGCCGGCGTACCGCTGACCGTGGAAGAGGTGCAGAAGTTCAGCACGCTGCATCCGCGTTGCGGCACGAATTTTCTTTTGATCGTGATGGTGGTAAGCATCATCCTGTTCGCCTTTTTAGGCTGGCCCGATCTGTGGCTGCGCATCGCCACGCGCGTCGTTTTGCTGCCGTTGGTGGCAGGCATTGCGTATGAAATCATTCGCTTCGCCGGATCGAGCAAGGCGGCCTGGGTACATTACGTGATTCTGCCCGGACTGTGGCTGCAAAAGCTGACGACCCGCCAGCCGGACGACGCGCAGGTGGAAGTCGCGATTCGCGCGCTGCTTGCGGTATTGCCGGAACAGGAGCCGCTGGCGGAAAAAGAAACGGTTTCGGCGTAGCGGCGACGCCAACATTGTTAAGAATACGGCTGTTTAGGAGCGTAACATAAGCATGTTAGACAAAT
The nucleotide sequence above comes from Azotosporobacter soli. Encoded proteins:
- a CDS encoding ribose-phosphate diphosphokinase; translated protein: MLVDLSKLRIFSGNSNQGLAREIAEHMGTKLGNAFVGHFNNGETQVIIDESVRGKDVYIVQPTSYPVNDNMMELLIMIDAAKRASARTVTAVVPYYAYARQDRKTRGREPISAKLIANLLTTAGASRVVTIDLHAGQIQGFFDIPVDHFTAVPLLGDYIRNKRLDDLIVVSPDLGGVTRARQLADLLHAPIAIIEKRRPMPGVAEVMNLIGSVEGRTAVIVDDIVDTAGSLTEGANSLVKFGAKEVYAACTHAVLSHPAIERLEKSSIKELIVTNSIPLPPEKIHPKIKVVSIAPLIGDAILSIFSEKSVSLLFDGK
- a CDS encoding N-acetyltransferase, which codes for MTICVRNLTEGDIPAVAALFNACFAASVLHHCRGRLPKAAAMEDVFSLVRRAEAQAAFGVWSENGALLGYCFAPTSLGRLWRIALGRGGVLYWAWRWLKGDYGIGLWPLRLILVNKLGFIRSALTPGQSAGARILSIAVNETARGAGCGQALLTTALAYQKRQGAKKVRLEVRPENRAALRLYERNGFVPGGKTADSQGDWLIMWKEMADKHVGSETAPR
- a CDS encoding universal stress protein, giving the protein MAVKKIVLAFEGSEGSKKALEWALEFAKQSQAEIHVVTILESVGMISLEPTSQLIDMENIREQYLQQLNESTAKLCDGYSCTVRTKVLEGNAADELINYAKQQHADLLVCGTRGLGNFTSLLLGSVAHKLVTYADMPVLVVK
- the rpmE gene encoding 50S ribosomal protein L31 codes for the protein MRENIHPDYNEVQVTCGCGNKFVTGSVKKELRVDVCSKCHPFYTGQQRAISVGGRIEKFNKRYSK
- the pth gene encoding aminoacyl-tRNA hydrolase, with protein sequence MKIIVGLGNPGQEYSATKHNVGFMVLDELASRWNVTGWRKRSNAEVAEYRLGSEAVLLVKPQTYMNLSGTAVGELARWYKVAEEDIVVIFDDMDLPTGKLRLRMKGGSGGHRGIESLLQHLAKDSFLRLRMGIGRPPAGWQVVDYVLSRFTAEEQPLIAAAIERSAEAVEAIVKDGMNKAMNLFNK
- a CDS encoding polysaccharide deacetylase family protein encodes the protein MWDLKLRLVNMLGLITLVVVAALLIDYFRLLRRPTRLGVTVALCGLVVGGALTLTAVLPDNEILGPVVFRGDGGEKLVALTFDDGPYPPYTGEVLDLLAEFRVPATFFVVGENADRHPELLKRMAREGHQVGSHTYHHVDLLKLNARELAAEMDQTSRAIQSITGHAPTAMRPPHGFRDPAILAAMKERNLKVVEWSVMSRDWTNPGVETIVERTLSKVKNGSIILLHDGDGLEAKASRAQSVAAARIIIERLQEEGYRFVTVDELQRQKTEGAWQ
- a CDS encoding DUF1385 domain-containing protein, which encodes MEAKKPLVGGQAVIEGVMMKGPGRLATAVREPSGNIVVREESSRSLGERYPMLKKPMLRGVVILGESLVQGMKALSFSAQAAGEEGEELSNREIVLTMLFALGLAVLLFVIVPTYAAKYIHSAVTDPRLLNLFEGILRLVIFLLYIGAISRMKDIQRVFEYHGAEHKSIHAYEAGVPLTVEEVQKFSTLHPRCGTNFLLIVMVVSIILFAFLGWPDLWLRIATRVVLLPLVAGIAYEIIRFAGSSKAAWVHYVILPGLWLQKLTTRQPDDAQVEVAIRALLAVLPEQEPLAEKETVSA